The Gasterosteus aculeatus chromosome 8, fGasAcu3.hap1.1, whole genome shotgun sequence genome has a window encoding:
- the ptgs2b gene encoding prostaglandin G/H synthase 2 translates to MNRFALAVFLLAIGFLVAEGGNPCCSEPCQNRGVCTALGADNYECDCTRTGFHGHNCTTPEFLTWVKISLKPSPNTVHYILTHFKGFWNIVNNISFLRDAIMRYVLTSRSHLIDSPPTYNADYGYKNWEAYSNLSYYTRTLPPVPEDCPTPMGVVGKKELPDAKLLAEKLLMRRQFIPDPQGSSLMFAFFAQHFTHQFFKSDMKKGPAFTVAKGHGVDLSHVYGDSLERQHKLRLLKDGKLKYQILDGEVYPPTVKEVGAEMLYPPHVPDSHRFAVGHEAFGLVPGLMMYATIWLREHNRVCDVLKEVHPDWDDERLFQTSRLILIGETIKIVIEDYVQHLSGYNFKLKFDPELLFNQRFQYQNRIASEFNTLYHWHPLMPDSFHIEEKDYSYKEFVFNTSLVPEHGIGNLVESFTKQIAGRVAGGRNVPGPIMYVAIKSIENSRKMRYQSLNAYRKRFSMKPYSSFEDITGEKEMAAILEEFYGHVDAVELYPGLLVEKPRTDAIFGETMVEMGAPFSLKGLMGNPICSPEYWKPSTFGGSVGFNIVNSASLQRLVCSNVQGPCPTAAFNVPDVKDTGSRIINSSNSHSRGSDINPTVILKERNSEL, encoded by the exons ATGAACAGATTTGCACTGGCCGTTTTCCTCTTGGCAATCGGTTTCCTTGTCGCCGAAGGAG GTAACCCATGCTGCTCAGAGCCATGTCAGAACAGGGGCGTTTGCACAGCACTTGGAGCTGATAATTACGAGTGTGATTGCACACGCACGGGATTCCATGGACACAACTGCACAACGC CTGAATTCCTCACATGGGTGAAAATATCCCTGAAGCCATCGCCCAACACTGTCCACTACATTCTCACCCACTTCAAGGGCTTCTGGAACATCGTCAACAACATCTCCTTCCTCAGGGACGCCATCATGAGATACGTGCTGACAT CTCGATCCCACTTGATTGATAGTCCTCCGACCTACAATGCAGACTATGGTTACAAAAACTGGGAAGCATATTCAAACCTCTCCTACTATACGCGCACCCTCCCCCCTGTGCCGGAGGACTGCCCAACCCCGATGGGAGTAGTAG GTAAAAAGGAGCTGCCCGACGCTAAACTACTGGCTGAGAAGCTTCTGATGAGAAGGCAGTTCATCCCGGATCCACAGGGCTCCAGCCTGATGTTTGCATTCTTCGCACAGCATTTCACCCACCAGTTCTTCAAATCTGATATGAAGAAAGGACCCGCTTTTACTGTCGCTAAAGGCCACGGG GTGGACCTCAGCCACGTCTATGGAGACTCCCTGGAAAGGCAACATAAGCTTAGACTCTTAAAGGATGGCAAGCTCAAATATCAG ATCCTGGATGGAGAGGTGTACCCACCAACTGTGAAAGAGGTAGGCGCCGAAATGCTCTACCCTCCCCACGTTCCCGACTCTCACCGCTTCGCTGTGGGCCACGAGGCCTTCGGCCTGGTCCCCGGGCTGATGATGTACGCCACCATCTGGCTGAGGGAACACAACAGAGTGTGTGATGTGCTGAAGGAGGTTCACCCGGACTGGGACGACGAAAGGCTCTTCCAGACCTCACGGCTCATTCTGATTG GAGAGACCATCAAGATTGTGATTGAGGATTACGTGCAGCACCTGAGCGGCTATAACTTCAAGCTCAAGTTTGATCCCGAGCTGCTTTTCAACCAGCGCTTCCAGTACCAGAACCGCATTGCATCAGAGTTCAACACCTTGTACCACTGGCACCCGCTGATGCCTGACAGCTTCCACATTGAGGAGAAGGATTACAGCTACAAAGAATtcgtcttcaacacctccctagTTCCCGAGCACGGCATCGGCAACCTCGTGGAGTCGTTCACCAAACAGATCGCTGGCCGG GTTGCCGGTGGCCGAAATGTTCCAGGACCCATCATGTACGTGGCCATTAAGTCCAttgaaaacagcagaaaaatgcGCTACCAGTCTCTGAACGCCTACAGGAAACGCTTCTCCATGAAGCCCTACAGCTCCTTTGAAGACATTACAG gagagaaagagatggccGCAATTCTGGAGGAGTTCTATGGACACGTTGACGCTGTGGAGCTCTACCCGGGTCTGTTGGTGGAGAAGCCCAGGACAGATGCAATCTTCGGGGAGACCATGGTGGAGATGGGGGCCCCTTTCTCCCTCAAGGGCTTAATGGGAAACCCCATCTGCTCCCCGGAGTACTGGAAGCCGAGCACCTTCGGAGGCAGCGTGGGCTTCAACATCGTCAACTCTGCCTCCCTGCAGAGGCTGGTGTGCAGCAACGTCCAGGGGCCCTGTCCCACGGCGGCTTTTAATGTACCCGATGTTAAAGACACGGGGTCGAGGATCATCAACTCA